The Odocoileus virginianus isolate 20LAN1187 ecotype Illinois chromosome 24, Ovbor_1.2, whole genome shotgun sequence nucleotide sequence GATGGGAGCCAAGATGCCCCTGCCTCAGGGGACGTGTAGAAGATGCAGtgactgggaggagggggaaggagggctcCGATGGATGTCTCCTGGACCCATCCTGAGATCTAGGAAGGCCTGCACACCTCCTATTGTGTTTGGAGGAGCTCTGAGCTTAGGATGGTTTGGGCACTGGTTTTAAGGCTGGGGTCCTGGAGATTTACTGACAAAGACCTGCTCCAGGGAGGTGAAAACAGTGGAGcaccctgccccctgcacctTCTCTCAGGGATATTGATGCAAGGTCCtccatccccctttcctcctgctgctgAGGGGCAGCCTGCTGTCTGAATGATGCTGCATGCCCTCGACCCTTCACCAGAATCCCTCTCTCCTACAGGTACAGCACTCTCCCTGGGCGCAGGGCCCTGAAGAACTCCCGCCTGGTGAGCCAGAAGGATGACGTCCACGTGTGTATCCTCTGTCTCAGAGCTATCATGAACTACCAGGTAAGGTGACAGCACTGGCCGTGGGTGCTGTGCCCCTTCCGCCTGGTCTCCCAACCAGGAGAGCTAGGAAGGCACCAGCTTGTAAAGGATGAGTTTGCAGGTGGGCCCACAGTCAGGGATCTCCAGCTGGGGTCTGCCTTCCCCTCATCACCGTCTCCCCTCCTGTCCTTTCTCCTTGCTGCAGTATGGATTCAACCTGGTCATGTCCCACCCTCACGCTGTCAATGAGATTGCGCTCAGTCTCAACAACAAGAATCCAAGGTGAgttcccttcctctcctttcctcccctctctgcccaGGGCTCTGGAGATCTGGGCTCCACTTGTCCCCGTCCGGAAGTCCTGCCTGGTCTCGGGTCCTGTGGCCTAGGTCAGTGCCTCAATTcggccccctcccctctgctggAGGAGGAGTGTTCTGCTTCCCTCAGGTGTACACAGCTTAGGGAGGGGAGCCAGCTTGCCTCCCCTGCCTTCTCTCCCAAGCCCACACCTTCTCCTTCACCACGGAGGCTGTCTTTGTTCTCTCGAAAGGACTCACACAGGTGTGAAAGTGAACTGTGTCATGGCCAGGGCAGGGGCaaagttattcatttttattctccaCCCCTTAGGACCAAAGCCCTTGTCTTAGAGCTTCTGGCAGCTGTGTGTTTGGTACGAGGAGGTCATGAAATCATTCTCGCTGCCTTTGACAATTTCAAAGAGGTCAGTGTCCtacattcatgtgtgtgtgtgcgtgtgtgtgtttggtggggAAGATATGGGAGCCGGCTAGGTAAGCACCCTTTCCTGTGATCTCACACGTCCTGGGGATTTTAACAGCCCAGTGCTTTTAGCTAGGTGGTCTGCCCCCTGCTTTTTTAAACCCAAACCCAAACTTCAGTCTTACTAGATCTTATGTTGGGAATGCTCCTGATTGGCCAGCAAAGGATGCCCTcattgagggctacagtcctgtAGTCCTAACCCACTGTGCAGAATACCTGAAGATCCTGGTAAATGGTTGGacccctgggaagcctggtgatcTGTGCTTTAACAGGCACCCTGGGTGGTTCAGAGGCGGTGAACACACTGGTCGTACCCAAGGCAGTTATACTTGTTGTGGGAAGAGAAGCAAGTGTTCTCCTGGGTTGCTGGCTGTTGTTGGTGAAGGGAAAAGGAGCTCCTACTTGGAATTCCCCAGCCCCGGGGCCTGGCTCTGAAACCCCCATCTGCTTGAACATAGGATTCCTCGACATCCAGTCGCAGCTGCTGGtcccaccccttcctcctctttgGACCTCTTCCCTAGCATCCATTGTTCAAGCCAGGAAGTGGCTCTTCCTCCTTGAAGCCAGAGGCTCGGCTGAGTCTCTGGACCCCTCTCAGCTCTGGGGCTTTCCTGCGCCCGAGCCTCTCTCCTGCATCCCTGCTAGGACCTCAGTGTCCTGCCTCAGCCTTGACCTCCACTCCACTCCTTCCTTCAATAACTCAGCACCCCCAGGCCTCTTTGTTTCTTCTTGGCCTACCCCAGAGGCACCTAGAGCCCAGACTAAGGTCACACCTTTACTGAGCCCCTTCTGAGGCCCAGAGCAGATGTCAGGTCCCAGGCTTTCTTATGTCATGTCCCAAGTGGCCAGTTACATAAAGAGTTGTGGTTACACTTTGTCAGAACCAAGTCCCTTTGCCGAATGTTCTAGGAACCAGGGCTTGGGGGTGCTAGGGTTCTGCAGGGGACAGATCCTGTCACTGAGAAAGTCTGTTTGTTCAGGTGTGCAAGGAGCTGCACCGCTTTGAGAAGCTGATGGAATATTTCCGGAATGAGGACAGCAACATTGACTTCATGGTGAGGAGCTGGGCTGGGTCAGGTGCTTGCCCTGCAGGGCCACCTTCTCCTTGAGAACTGGGCCAGGCCGACAGTGCGCTTTGGTGTTCTGTGTGGAACTTCTAGTGGTTCTCTACTCAGTAACTGCTCCTTGTCCACTCACCCCAGAGGAAACTCCAGGACAAGGTCATTTTTCTGTCTTGGGTCTGGttcctttccccctttttgtGGCTTTACCGTCCCTGATTTGGATCCTTTCTGAGCTGCTTTCCTTTCCCCCAGCTTTTCCTCTGGCTTCACTTCTCTTCAGTCTAAGGTGTTCAGCTAGTAGGGTCGTCTCAAGAAACATCtgctaagggacttccctggtgatccagtggttaagattctgcacttccactgcagggggcacaggttcgatcagggaactaagatcccatatgccaggtgatgtggccaaaaaataaaagcagaagtaagttaaaaaaaaaaaaaaacctgctgatGTGCAAAGGATATCAGAGCATGAATCTTCATTTATACCCATTTCTCATATAGTTTGTCTTCATACACTGAATATTGTTTGACTTAAGTTAAAATACTCTTATTGCTATTGTTCCCCAAAGACTTACCTATTTACTCACTCTTTTTGATTATCCCCCTGATGATGCTGATTCTGCCAGCCACCTATCGTCTCTGTCTCAGCTGTCTCTGACCCTCTGGGCTGGTCCTCCCCCAGGTGGCCTGCATGCAGTTTATCAACATCGTGGTGCACTCGGTGGAAGACATGAACTTCCGGGTCCATCTGCAGTATGAGTTCACGAAGCTGGGGCTGGAGGAGTTCCTGCAGGTGCGGTGGACTGGAGTCCTCGCAGTGGGAGGTGCTCTGGGACAGAGGACCAGCTTAGCTGTATCACAGTGGGTGTTTCTTTTCTAAGAGCCTAGTCATGGATGCTCCTGGCACCCTACCTGTCTCCTGTGGCCTGGGATTCAGGCCTTCCCGCAGAGGGCTCAGTCAGTCAGCTCCAGGGCCAAGAATCGGACACTGCTGCAGGAGGAGCTCCCCGGGTTCTAGCTCCAGGAAGGGGTCGTGGAGGGGATGAGGAGGCTCCCCCCACTACTACTGTGTCTGCTCTTCCCCAGAAGTCACGGCATACGGAGAGCGAGAAGCTGCAAGTGCAGATCCAGGCGTACCTGGACAACGTGTTCGACGTGGGGGGTTTGTTGGAGGATGCCGAGACCAAGAATGTGGCCCTGGAGAAGGTGGAAGAACTGGAGGAGCATGTGTCCCATGTACGTGGTCCTCCGTTGCTGCCAGGACCACtgttgagggtggggagggaatggGAACATCTGAGTCCCAGGAATCCCGAGCTGACCTATGTACCTCCCAACTGAGCCCCCTGGAAGCCTCAGAACCCAGCAGGGCTCTCCGGCACATGATTTGGCTGAGGTACTGAGCCGTCTGCAGGGGAGTGAACACACCACCAGTGACCTCTGGACTGGATGTGAGGTGGTCTTGGGCTCCAGAGAGTTAGATGTAGCCATTTGCCTAGTACTGTTTCCCGCGGCCTCAGATCCCAGGCCCACAGGAGTCCATAGGGAAGCCACTGGACCAAGCTGCCTTTGGAGCCCTGGGTGGAAGGGTCGGGCCTGGGTTGGTCACTTGGGCTTAGATTCCACCGAGTGGCCCGGCTTTAGGACTGGCCCCAGACCTTCCCTTCTCATCCTGCAGCTCACAGAGAAGCTTCTGGACCTAGAGAATGAAAACATGATGCGTGTGGCAGAGCTAGAGAAGCAACTGCTGCAGCGGGAGAAGGAACTTGAGAGCATCAAGGTACCAGGTTACCTGGGAAAGGGGCCCCTGGGTGCTGGGGCCAGGGGATCTTGCTTTCCATCTCTGAATCATGTCAAATCCTCAAGAATCCAGATCTTGATTCACCCTTGGAGCACTCCACTGAGGGTGGGCTGATGATTTCACCCCAGGATCTAGCTGGAGAGGGAAGCTGGAGCCACAGCGGGCCAGATGCACACACAGAAGGGTAGAGACACCTCTGGAGTCcccgcctcctcctccagccttgcTTCTCCCTCGCCTGCACCTCCACATACTTCCCCAGCCCAGCTCCTTGGGGCTGTTTGTTAGGGTTTCCACCAGGTATCCCATACTGGAGGGCAAGGCCTCCTCATATTTCAGTGTCTTCTCTGTCCCTCATTGAACTTTTTTTGTAGTTGCAAAATCATGCCCCAACCTACCTCTTCTCCCACAGGAATACAGTTACGCCAGCTCTGCTGAGCCCAGCACACATCCACCAAGCCCCTGCTAAGAGTCTGAAGTGCTCTTTCGGGAGTATGGAGGACACAGAGGTGGCTAAGGCAGGGCCTTGTCCATAGGGGGCTTCCAGTTGAGCAGTTGTACAAACCAGATGGAACGAGAGCAGGCCTGAGGCATCAAGGGCTGAGAACAGCCATAGCAGGCTGCTGGTGGGTCAAGGAGCATCTCCCAAGGCAGCCTTCTACCTAGGTCTTGAGGGACCAGTGAAATTGGACTGGAGCACTGCAGGGTGCCAGCCAGATGGTTGACTCTTCCACTCACCTCTTGTTACATTGCATCCCAGCTTCCTCCGGTCCCCACCAGGGTTTCTGCTGCTCTTTGCCTCTGAGCACCCTCCTGGAGACCCCTGTGTAGGAAGCCTCATTCCCAGAGGCCTTCAGGTGCTCTTTTCCTAATAGTACTCTCTGCCCAATAGGAGACTTATGAGAACACGAGCCACCAGGTACACACCCTGAGGCGGCTCattaaagagaaagaggaggcctTCCAGCGCCGATGCAACTTGGAGCCCAGTGCCCGGGGCCTGGAGTCTGTGGGCAGCGAGGCTCTGGCCCGAGTGGGCTCTGCGGAGCTGAATGAGGGCATGCCCCACTCTGACCTGGACCTCCTTGCTCTGGCCCCACCCCCTGAGGAGGCCCTACCTCTGCCTCCACCACCAGCTCCTCCCTtgcccccgcctcctcccccaTTACCAGGTAAGCAGGACCCTTACCTGGTAAAAGGTAAGAGGTGCAGCCTTATTGTGGGGCCACAGGGGATGTGCTGGAAGGATGTAAAGTCAGATGGGAGGGGCTGAGAGAGGGAGCATCTGAGGGATGCTCAGGTTACTAGGGAAGGGATTCTGAGAGCAGGTGTGGATCTGTTTTAAGGAGCATAAAGATGCTGCTTTTGATTCCTCTGAAGACATTCAAGGAGAGGGCTTAGCCTAAAGCAGGAAAGAGTGGGTCAGAGACCAGCACCACCACCCCTGGGAGTCAGAGTTAGAACCCCTGGGAGCTGCTTGGGCAGGGAGTTCATGCAGCCTGCTCCCCTGAAAGTCTTTAGGGACAGGTAGACGAGCAGAGGGGTCTCTTGGCCCTTGAGTCActgtgccatttcctcttcccccAGACAAGTGTCCCCCGGCTCCACCTCTCCCTGGCGCTGCCCCCTCTGTGGTGTTGACAGTAGGCCTGTCAGGTGAGTGTCCCGAGGGCTCTGGGCGAGCTAGTGGGACCAAAGGAGCATGTCCTTGGTTCCTATCTCACTGATCCTCCTTTTAAATTAGCTATTCGCATTAAGAAACCTATCAAGACCAAGTTCCGACTGCCCGTCTTCAACTGGACAGCCCTAAAACCCAACCAGATCAGTGGCACTGTCTTCAGCGAACTTGATGATGAGAAGATCTTGGAGGTAGCAGAGCCCAgggccctgagggatgggattgggGGCTAGGGACTAGGTTGTCCTTCAGGCTAGATCTCCTGGCCTTGGATGGGCCCCCAAACTCAGCCCTTGGGGTACCAGAGCTGAGCCAGTGCCGGTGTGCTGCCAGGGGCCCTCCTCCTGTAGGGAGAGACCACAGCACTTTCCTTCTCATGACTTCTGCCAGGACCTGGACCTGGACAAGTTTGAAGAACTGTTCaagacaaaagcccagggccCTGCCCTCGATCTCATCTGCTCCAAGAACAAGACAGCACAAAAGGCTGCCAGCAAGGTGACCCTGTTGGAAGCCAATCGTGCCAAGAACCTGGCCATCACCCTACGCAAGGCTGGCCGCTCAGCTGAGGAGATCTGCAGGGCCATCCACACGTGAGGCTCCCACTGAACTTTCCCTGGCCCCCACCTGTTGGTAACCCACTTAGGATCTCCACCTGGGACCCCAGCCTTCTCTGGATTCCAGGGTATCGACAGAACTCCCTCAGTCATTCAGTGGCATAGCCAGAACTGACTGCATCTGTGCTATGTGCCAAACACTTTGTGAGATGCAGGGGAGTCAGTCCAGACCTTCCCTCAGGGAGCTCCCAGTCTAGTGGGAACAGTCCAGTAACACTGGGTGGTAACCACCAAGATGATGGAGGTACAGGAGACTTTGGGAGAACAGTGAGGGCCAGGTAACTGAGCTTggtgatcagggaaggcttcctagaggaggCGATGTCTCACTTGTGACCTGaaggatgtatatgtatatgaagtGCAGATTGGGGCCTAGAGGGAGAGGCATAGTGCCCTGGATACTGAAAATTGACTCTGGCTTTAGTGTAAAGAGGGGAGCCAAGGAGACTGAGAGGCAAGCAGAAGTCTTGCAGGCTGGGCCTCCTAAGCCACCTCTGGGAGTTAAAACTTCTTAGCTGCAAAGGGAAGACACTGAAGGGTTCTTAAACAAGAATGGACTGTGCCCCTGGGACTTTTGCTGGTGCTGAGTAACATCAGTACTGGAGTTACTGAAGGTGAGGCCGTGAGTCCTCTGCCTCTGGCTGTGTGCTGCTCCAGACCCCGCCCTCCAGGAACTGGATCATGAAGGGATGACAGATACTGTGGGCAAAGGCAAGACCCGAGGTGGTTCCTCCCTCCTACACAGGTTCGACCTCCAGACACTGCCCGTCGACTTCGTGGAGTGCCTGATGCGCTTCCTGCCCACGGAGGCGGAGGTGAAGCTGCTGCGGCAGTATGAGCGGGAGCGGCAGCCGCTGGAGGAGCTGACGGCCGAGGACCGCTTCATGCTGCTCTTCAGCAAGGTGGAGCGGCTGACCCAGCGGATGGCTGGCATGGCCTTCCTGGGCAACTTCCAGGACAACCTGCAGATGCTCACGCCGGTACGGCTCTCCCCCGAATCCTGGTGGTCCACGGTGCGCCCCCCCCACTCCTGACCTGCTGGCCCCCTTCCCTGCTGGCCCTGCTCTGACGCCATCCCCCCCTGGCGTGGGGTTACTTAGTTCTTCCTCTTGCCTTCCAGCAACTCAACGCTATCATTGCCGCCTCTGCCTCTGTCAAGTCCTCCCAGAAGCTGAAGCAGATGTTAGAGGTGGGGGAGGTTGTGGACATGGGTGCGGGTGGTCCCCAGGTCCTGGGTGGGGCTGGAGCTGTGCAGAGAGGAGGGCCTGCCCTGAGTTCCTCTGGTGCACCTCTGGACAGATCATACTCGCACTGGGGAACTACATGAACAGCAGCAAGCGGGGAGCTGTGTATGGCTTCAAGCTCCAGAGCCTGGATCTGGTAAGAGGGTAGGGGTGACAAGGAGCCAGGGAGCTTGAGGGGCGGCAGCTGTGGAGCCCAGGTGTTCAGACCTGTTGCGTTGCCCTTTTCCCCCCTCGACCAGCTGCTGGACACCAAGTCCACCGACAGGAAGATGACCCTGCTTCATTTCATCGCCCTGACGGTGAAGGAGAAATACCCAGACCTGGCTAACTTTTGGCATGAGCTGCACTTTGTAGAGAAAGCTGCTGCAGGTGAGAGCCTGGCCTGGCGAGCCTGCCCTTATGTCCAGCCCAGGACAATCCCTGGAAGCTATGAGGAGAAGAACGCTTGGGTGCCTTTctttctggcttttctttttttctgacactTCAA carries:
- the FMNL3 gene encoding formin-like protein 3 isoform X4; the encoded protein is MGNLESAEGGPGEPPSVSLLPPPGKMPMPEPCELEERFALVLSSMNLPPDKARLLRQYDNEKKWDLICDQERFQVKNPPHTYIQKLQSFLDPSVTRKKFRRRVQESTKVLRELEISLRTNHIGWVREFLNDENKGLDVLVDYLSFAQCSVMYSTLPGRRALKNSRLVSQKDDVHVCILCLRAIMNYQYGFNLVMSHPHAVNEIALSLNNKNPRTKALVLELLAAVCLVRGGHEIILAAFDNFKEVCKELHRFEKLMEYFRNEDSNIDFMVACMQFINIVVHSVEDMNFRVHLQYEFTKLGLEEFLQKSRHTESEKLQVQIQAYLDNVFDVGGLLEDAETKNVALEKVEELEEHVSHLTEKLLDLENENMMRVAELEKQLLQREKELESIKETYENTSHQVHTLRRLIKEKEEAFQRRCNLEPSARGLESVGSEALARVGSAELNEGMPHSDLDLLALAPPPEEALPLPPPPAPPLPPPPPPLPDKCPPAPPLPGAAPSVVLTVGLSAIRIKKPIKTKFRLPVFNWTALKPNQISGTVFSELDDEKILEDLDLDKFEELFKTKAQGPALDLICSKNKTAQKAASKVTLLEANRAKNLAITLRKAGRSAEEICRAIHTFDLQTLPVDFVECLMRFLPTEAEVKLLRQYERERQPLEELTAEDRFMLLFSKVERLTQRMAGMAFLGNFQDNLQMLTPQLNAIIAASASVKSSQKLKQMLEIILALGNYMNSSKRGAVYGFKLQSLDLLLDTKSTDRKMTLLHFIALTVKEKYPDLANFWHELHFVEKAAAVSLENVLLDVKELGRGMELIRRECSIHDNSVLRNFLSTNEGKLDKLQRDAKTAEEAYNAVVRYFGESPKTTPPSVFFPVFVRFIRSYKEAEQENEARKKQEEVMREKQLAQEAKKLDAKTPSQRNKWQQQELIAELRRRQAKEHRPVYEGKDGTIEDIITVLKSVPFTARTAKRGSRFFCDAAHHDESNC
- the FMNL3 gene encoding formin-like protein 3 isoform X5; translated protein: MGNLESAEGGPGEPPSVSLLPPPGKMPMPEPCELEERFALVLSSMNLPPDKARLLRQYDNEKKWDLICDQERFQVKNPPHTYIQKLQSFLDPSVTRKKFRRRVQESTKVLRELEISLRTNHIGWVREFLNDENKGLDVLVDYLSFAQCSVMYSTLPGRRALKNSRLVSQKDDVHVCILCLRAIMNYQYGFNLVMSHPHAVNEIALSLNNKNPRTKALVLELLAAVCLVRGGHEIILAAFDNFKEVCKELHRFEKLMEYFRNEDSNIDFMVACMQFINIVVHSVEDMNFRVHLQYEFTKLGLEEFLQKSRHTESEKLQVQIQAYLDNVFDVGGLLEDAETKNVALEKVEELEEHVSHLTEKLLDLENENMMRVAELEKQLLQREKELESIKETYENTSHQVHTLRRLIKEKEEAFQRRCNLEPSARGLESVGSEALARVGSAELNEGMPHSDLDLLALAPPPEEALPLPPPPAPPLPPPPPPLPDKCPPAPPLPGAAPSVVLTVGLSAIRIKKPIKTKFRLPVFNWTALKPNQISGTVFSELDDEKILEDLDLDKFEELFKTKAQGPALDLICSKNKTAQKAASKVTLLEANRAKNLAITLRKAGRSAEEICRAIHTFDLQTLPVDFVECLMRFLPTEAEVKLLRQYERERQPLEELTAEDRFMLLFSKVERLTQRMAGMAFLGNFQDNLQMLTPQLNAIIAASASVKSSQKLKQMLEIILALGNYMNSSKRGAVYGFKLQSLDLLLDTKSTDRKMTLLHFIALTVKEKYPDLANFWHELHFVEKAAAVSLENVLLDVKELGRGMELIRRECSIHDNSVLRNFLSTNEGKLDKLQRDAKTAEEAYNAVVRYFGESPKTTPPSVFFPVFVRFIRSYKEAEQENEARKKQEEVMREKQLAQEAKKLDAKTPSQRNKWQQQELIAELRRRQAKEHRPVYEGKDGTIEDIITGLHHQPLVVRHPARSAAPPAGPPRAPGPH
- the FMNL3 gene encoding formin-like protein 3 isoform X3, producing the protein MGNLESAEGGPGEPPSVSLLPPPGKMPMPEPCELEERFALVLSSMNLPPDKARLLRQYDNEKKWDLICDQERFQVKNPPHTYIQKLQSFLDPSVTRKKFRRRVQESTKVLRELEISLRTNHIGWVREFLNDENKGLDVLVDYLSFAQCSVMFDFEALESGDDGAFDKLRSWSRSIEDLQPPSALSAPFTNSLARSARQSVLRYSTLPGRRALKNSRLVSQKDDVHVCILCLRAIMNYQYGFNLVMSHPHAVNEIALSLNNKNPRTKALVLELLAAVCLVRGGHEIILAAFDNFKEVCKELHRFEKLMEYFRNEDSNIDFMVACMQFINIVVHSVEDMNFRVHLQYEFTKLGLEEFLQSRHTESEKLQVQIQAYLDNVFDVGGLLEDAETKNVALEKVEELEEHVSHLTEKLLDLENENMMRVAELEKQLLQREKELESIKETYENTSHQVHTLRRLIKEKEEAFQRRCNLEPSARGLESVGSEALARVGSAELNEGMPHSDLDLLALAPPPEEALPLPPPPAPPLPPPPPPLPDKCPPAPPLPGAAPSVVLTVGLSAIRIKKPIKTKFRLPVFNWTALKPNQISGTVFSELDDEKILEDLDLDKFEELFKTKAQGPALDLICSKNKTAQKAASKVTLLEANRAKNLAITLRKAGRSAEEICRAIHTFDLQTLPVDFVECLMRFLPTEAEVKLLRQYERERQPLEELTAEDRFMLLFSKVERLTQRMAGMAFLGNFQDNLQMLTPQLNAIIAASASVKSSQKLKQMLEIILALGNYMNSSKRGAVYGFKLQSLDLLLDTKSTDRKMTLLHFIALTVKEKYPDLANFWHELHFVEKAAAVSLENVLLDVKELGRGMELIRRECSIHDNSVLRNFLSTNEGKLDKLQRDAKTAEEAYNAVVRYFGESPKTTPPSVFFPVFVRFIRSYKEAEQENEARKKQEEVMREKQLAQEAKKLDAKTPSQRNKWQQQELIAELRRRQAKEHRPVYEGKDGTIEDIITVLKSVPFTARTAKRGSRFFCDAAHHDESNC
- the FMNL3 gene encoding formin-like protein 3 isoform X2 is translated as MGNLESAEGGPGEPPSVSLLPPPGKMPMPEPCELEERFALVLSSMNLPPDKARLLRQYDNEKKWDLICDQERFQVKNPPHTYIQKLQSFLDPSVTRKKFRRRVQESTKVLRELEISLRTNHIGWVREFLNDENKGLDVLVDYLSFAQCSVMFDFEALESGDDGAFDKLRSWSRSIEDLQPPSALSAPFTNSLARSARQSVLRYSTLPGRRALKNSRLVSQKDDVHVCILCLRAIMNYQYGFNLVMSHPHAVNEIALSLNNKNPRTKALVLELLAAVCLVRGGHEIILAAFDNFKEVCKELHRFEKLMEYFRNEDSNIDFMVACMQFINIVVHSVEDMNFRVHLQYEFTKLGLEEFLQKSRHTESEKLQVQIQAYLDNVFDVGGLLEDAETKNVALEKVEELEEHVSHLTEKLLDLENENMMRVAELEKQLLQREKELESIKETYENTSHQVHTLRRLIKEKEEAFQRRCNLEPSARGLESVGSEALARVGSAELNEGMPHSDLDLLALAPPPEEALPLPPPPAPPLPPPPPPLPDKCPPAPPLPGAAPSVVLTVGLSAIRIKKPIKTKFRLPVFNWTALKPNQISGTVFSELDDEKILEDLDLDKFEELFKTKAQGPALDLICSKNKTAQKAASKVTLLEANRAKNLAITLRKAGRSAEEICRAIHTFDLQTLPVDFVECLMRFLPTEAEVKLLRQYERERQPLEELTAEDRFMLLFSKVERLTQRMAGMAFLGNFQDNLQMLTPQLNAIIAASASVKSSQKLKQMLEIILALGNYMNSSKRGAVYGFKLQSLDLLLDTKSTDRKMTLLHFIALTVKEKYPDLANFWHELHFVEKAAAVSLENVLLDVKELGRGMELIRRECSIHDNSVLRNFLSTNEGKLDKLQRDAKTAEEAYNAVVRYFGESPKTTPPSVFFPVFVRFIRSYKEAEQENEARKKQEEVMREKQLAQEAKKLDAKTPSQRNKWQQQELIAELRRRQAKEHRPVYEGKDGTIEDIITGLHHQPLVVRHPARSAAPPAGPPRAPGPH
- the FMNL3 gene encoding formin-like protein 3 isoform X1, whose protein sequence is MGNLESAEGGPGEPPSVSLLPPPGKMPMPEPCELEERFALVLSSMNLPPDKARLLRQYDNEKKWDLICDQERFQVKNPPHTYIQKLQSFLDPSVTRKKFRRRVQESTKVLRELEISLRTNHIGWVREFLNDENKGLDVLVDYLSFAQCSVMFDFEALESGDDGAFDKLRSWSRSIEDLQPPSALSAPFTNSLARSARQSVLRYSTLPGRRALKNSRLVSQKDDVHVCILCLRAIMNYQYGFNLVMSHPHAVNEIALSLNNKNPRTKALVLELLAAVCLVRGGHEIILAAFDNFKEVCKELHRFEKLMEYFRNEDSNIDFMVACMQFINIVVHSVEDMNFRVHLQYEFTKLGLEEFLQKSRHTESEKLQVQIQAYLDNVFDVGGLLEDAETKNVALEKVEELEEHVSHLTEKLLDLENENMMRVAELEKQLLQREKELESIKETYENTSHQVHTLRRLIKEKEEAFQRRCNLEPSARGLESVGSEALARVGSAELNEGMPHSDLDLLALAPPPEEALPLPPPPAPPLPPPPPPLPDKCPPAPPLPGAAPSVVLTVGLSAIRIKKPIKTKFRLPVFNWTALKPNQISGTVFSELDDEKILEDLDLDKFEELFKTKAQGPALDLICSKNKTAQKAASKVTLLEANRAKNLAITLRKAGRSAEEICRAIHTFDLQTLPVDFVECLMRFLPTEAEVKLLRQYERERQPLEELTAEDRFMLLFSKVERLTQRMAGMAFLGNFQDNLQMLTPQLNAIIAASASVKSSQKLKQMLEIILALGNYMNSSKRGAVYGFKLQSLDLLLDTKSTDRKMTLLHFIALTVKEKYPDLANFWHELHFVEKAAAVSLENVLLDVKELGRGMELIRRECSIHDNSVLRNFLSTNEGKLDKLQRDAKTAEEAYNAVVRYFGESPKTTPPSVFFPVFVRFIRSYKEAEQENEARKKQEEVMREKQLAQEAKKLDAKTPSQRNKWQQQELIAELRRRQAKEHRPVYEGKDGTIEDIITVLKSVPFTARTAKRGSRFFCDAAHHDESNC